In Augochlora pura isolate Apur16 chromosome 3, APUR_v2.2.1, whole genome shotgun sequence, the sequence TTGGGTACTTTAATTACCGAGACTTGCAGCCAGTTTCTCGGAAGCTCGTCTTTGCGACTGCGATTGGTCCGAGGCGCCGCAACTCGGTAGCAAGCATTGAGGTGTTGTAATCGGATAGAGCGTGTTGTGGCAAAGTTACAGGGCTTTAACGCAGCCGTGCCAATTAATTAGCTGCTGCGCCGAGAACGAATTGAACATACTTTCCCCTGGACAATCGATGAAATGTCGGCTACGACGTTTCTCGAAGCAGCTAAACGCCGATGGTCTAGAGAAAAACGTTTGCCAAGCGTCTGTCGACGCCGCAGCATGTCCCGAAACAAAAGGCAGGGACCACGGACCCAAAGGATAGAACTCGATAATCAATATCCCAACAAAGCTGCCACCGTCGTCGGCTTTATCCGTCCCTCGACAACCCGGAGATACCCGTTTCTTCGAGGAGATAAGATCTCAGAGCATCCGAATTCCCGGTGGAGCTCGAGCCCGGCGCGCATTGTTCCGTAGGAAGGAAAACAGTGTGTGTACATACCTCCGGGAAACCGGTGCGGGAAGATGCGTCCGTGCCTGGAGAGCAGCCAGGGGTAGAGCGGGTAACTATCTCTGGGCGGTTGATGAGGATGCGGCGGCGGATGGGGTCCGCCGGGCGCGCCGCCATGGGGGTAGGGCCCGTGCGGCGGTCCATGGGGCGACGCGCCGTGGTGGGCCTGCAGCGCGACCGCGAGGTTCGCCGCCTGGAAGTGCTGGGCCGCGGCCAGGTTGGCCGCCAGGGCCAATTGTTGCGTGTGGTACTCGTTCTGGCCCGATTGCGGGCCCGCTGGGCCGTGTCCGGGCAGCCCGTACAACGATTTCAGCTGCTCGGCGGCCACGGCGGCCGCGGTCGCCGCgcccggcggcggcgcgagATAGTTGGGACTAGGTCGAACGACCCCCGGGGGCGGCTGAGGATGCGCGCCGACGGGGGAGTCGCCGTGCGATATCCTGTGGGGCGGACTGGGGCTGTTGTTGGGCGTGGAGCCGCCGCTGTGGCTGTGGACCGTCGTTCTGCTGAAGTCGAGGTGCGTGGCGGCGGTCAGGTGATGGTGATGGCCGTGGTGGTTGCCGTGATGGTGGTGGAGGCTGTGCGAAGGCGTCCGCCGCGAGTTGGGGTACGACTCTATGGAGGAGCTCCGTGACACGGGCCGGTCGGAGCCCTCGGAATGGGCGCCGGGCGATCTGGCGGTGACCCGGCGACTCCGCGGCGACGAGGACCCCTCGACGTCCATCGGGCTGCCATCCCTCTCGATCTCGACGCGCTCCAGGCGGTCCAATCTGTCCTCCCGGCCACCCTGGCCACCCCCGCCCACGATTGAGTCGATGCTGAAGCCGATCTTCGGCTTCGAGGGCACCGGTACGATTGGCGTCGGCGCGAGCGGCATCATCGTACGATTATCGTACGCTTGGCGGATAGACGCGCTTCGGTGGCTCGGCAGGATCACGGGCGGGCAGAGCGGAGTCAGGTCCGCCGCATCCCTCCTACCACCCGCGTCAGGTGTCGCTCGAACGGCTAGAAACACTTTGGATCCACTGGCGATTGATTTTTTCGGCGACGTTTACTCGCACTCGCGACGTCTACAGGGTGAtgtccgatcgatcgatcgagcgCGACCTAATCGACCTGTACCATGTCCGGGAACGACACTCGCTCGACACTCAGTTCCCTGCACCGCGAGCACACATCCTGCAACTGTCGAGTACCGGCGAATGTCACCCCGCGAGGATCACGCGAGTCCACGGTCTCACCGAACCATCAGAGgcggggcgaggcgaggcgaggcgaggcgaggcgcggaGTGTTCACCACTTTGAATACACGGCACTCCGGTACACAATCACTATTGGGAACCAGCTCTCCATCGGGAGAGCCGATCTACGGGACGGCTGCACCACCGTGTTCGACGCGATCGACGGAGCCTGGGGTACAGTTACGCAGCCGGACCGTGTTGCCTAAGCTGGAGCTAACTGGCTGAGTGTGCAGGCCGCGCGTACAGTTCGAGACTCCAGCAGGCCACAGAGCTCCGCGGCTCTGACGGATGTTTCTGGCACGAGAGCTTGCTAGTGTTTGAGCAAATTACAGGCTAAACGAGGCGCTCTTGGCCGGTGGTGGGGGCTGCGAGTCACCCGTCATCCCCACCAGCCGGTTCGTCCGGCTCCCAGGTGGGGGAAGGTCCGAGCGACGGAGGGCGTGGCGAAGCGTCGCGAACTACGAGACTGGGCGTGCACTAGACGGCGCTCGATTGGTCCGTTCCTctgctcggctccgctcggtgCTCGCTACCGCGATTCCTCGGGGTACCGGCGGGCTGCAGAGGGCCGACGCATTAGTCGCCGATGGGCGTTAAACTCACGTTTTTGTCGTGCGATGAAAATgagtcgtttaattaatacgtCTGGAGCCCCCACCTCGGCCCACCGCTCCTCCACCCTCCACCCTACACCCCTTCACAACGCCTCGCGACGTCGCGACCCCCTCCAGAGGCCAGCCTCTCTATCCCTCTTCCGCGGCCGCCGTCTTCTCGCCCCGTCGCCCCGTCGCCCGTCGCCCGTCTCCCGTCTCCGTCTTCGTTCGCCTCGGCGAGCTTTCTTTCGTCCCGCAGGAGGAGGAACACCCGGGAAAAGTGTTCGCCGACGATGTTCCTCGAGGTGACTTTGTGTATCTTCGCGCCAAGCCGCGCCACGCGAGTGGGGGCTCCGCTGGAAAGGTCCGAGGAGGTTGGACGCGGAACCTTCGAGTCTGATTTTCCTCCGCTGCAGGGTCTGTCCTAGGTAAGGATTTTAGTCGATTTCGGCGGATTTTCGGATCCTCGCATCtcccctttctcttttctcccACCAACCCTGTAGGAATAAACcagttaaataaatcgatcatTCGCCGCGTAGATCTTCGCGCCCAGAAACAACGCGCTCCATCGTCGCTTCCAGAAAATTCCAAGCAagtgcaaatatatttatttatccgatCCTTTTTGTCTGTTGTATCCAAAGCTATTCGAAAACACGAACAGTCATTTAAACTTGGTCCAACCATCGCTCACGATTGTACAAGTGGGACACCGAGAAATAGAACGCGTTCCGAAAGATCGCGTTTAATGGTCTCTAATTGGAGGGCGATCGGGAATCCGAGTTTCTAATGGATCTCCGGCGTGCTAACGAGCGATTGCCGCGATAGATCATTGCATAGCGCGATCGACGCGACCGCGTAATTTATGGTGTCGGAGCGTGCACGGCGACACTTTCTTTGGAAACTCGAAATCCAGAGGTGGACGTGTCCCGGCTAATGTCTGTGTTTAATCTAATGATCCGGCGGATCGGGGAAACGGTGTCGAAACGCGGCGTGAAATTACGCGATCGCTACACGATCGAGGTAATTGTCGATCGTTTACGTAATTTATCATTGGCGCGGGCTTAATTGATGAGTTACGCGGTCTCTGTTTTACAGCGAAACAAGGGAAATTCGATCTGCGCAGattctgaaattttctttcgcacGACCAGTTCGGGAGAAGCATTTTACATTCTCGTTAGCATCGACGATTTctgttcgaaaatatttggtCTCTCGACGATCTCGTCGACAGCTTCGAAGAAAATACGAAAGCGACGCTAACGTGTAAGAGTCGCATCAACCGTAGGAAAAATGGACGTCGCATTCCTGTAACCGTAAACGGTGCGATCCAACCAAAACGCTGCTTTCGTCGATCATCGGGTCCCATTCGATGAGACTCGAAGGACTTCCACACAATCGCGTGACACCGGGCGCGCCGTAATTTCGTAAACGTTCAAATTTCATATCCCTCGAAAAAAAGAGCTGCTGCTCGCCCGAAGAAACGGCGTTTGCCCAACAATTTACGTAAGACCAATTATACCAGCACGTAGGTCCTAATTCGCCGTCGAGCGGAGGAAAACGCGCTCGGTTCCCGGAGACGGCCGACCCCGTCCCGGAGCAAGCAATAACCATTAGGCCTCTCTAATCTAATTAGCAACAAGAAACGAGTCAATTAGCCGGGGGGATCATCATCGACAGCAAAAACCGGGAACCCGGGGCCGTCGTGGCCGCTCCTCCGCGGTTTTCTTACGTCGGTTCTTGATACCGTAATTGGCGAACGAGCCCCGGCTAATGGTAGAAAGTCCCTCGAAATCGTCAGAAGTCAAGCAACCGCTAGGAAAGCCGAGGAAAATGTTAAACCGGATGATTGCTACCCGGCCGCGGATAATTCGCGGAATCGGTCCCGATATATCTTCTTTTCTCTTAGCCGGTGGACGCTGAAATTGCCGCGCGAAACGCCCGGTTTGATCGGCTGCACATTTTTCCTTCTCTCGGGCCGTTTTCGCCTCGGCTGCACCGGTGCAGCCGGTGaaccggccgccgccgccgccgctgccgccgccgctgtcCCGGCCAACCAGAAATTCTAGACCTGCTTGCCGAGAGAGCATTGTAATGCCAGTGATCTGCGCGTCATTTTCTGTGCCGGCGTTCACGGTAATCACTCGGTAGCCCCCCGTAAAGCGACCGCAAAAATAGATCGACACAGTTTTTCAATCAGCCAACCGGCCGGCCGTTTTACCGGAGGAACTTGTGTCTGTCGTGCAATTTGTTACCCGTTATTTCGTGCCCCCGGTCGCGTCCCGTTACCGCTTTATCAGATCGTACCGGCTTTTGATTAATTTGATTGTCGCCGGTTAATTGGTAGAAAATACAGATTAGCATCGGCGTCGCCTGGTAAGAGACGCTCTCGTTGGCCAGCCTCCGCGGGCATTCCCGCATAAATTACGCCCGGTCGATTTTTTGGCAGATTGCGGCGAGtctaattgataataataacgacgcgacggcggGGCTAACAGCTTGGCAGCTTTCTTCTTGAACTCGAGCAACGCCCAGGCTCTCGTAGGCACGAAGATCAGACCGCTAGATCCAAATTCTAAATAGTCCATCGCAACGTTTTGGACGTTTATAGCAGGCAACGGAGAGGCGGccgtttgaattttaattaggGGAAAGCTGTTACATCGGCCGCGGTTTAGAGTACACTGAAGAGCGAAAAGAAAAGCCCGGATTTCATAGCGGCTGTTTTGCATCGCGGAGTCGTCGCAAAATACGTGGAAACTCGCGAGGAACGGAACGGGGAAGAGGGACCGAGCGATTCCATGTGGGGCAGAACGGGGTACCGTGGCACAGCGTCGTCGGCCGCCGGCCTCGGCCTCGGCCTCAGGACCAATCTTGCCCCCACCAGCCCCCCTGTGAGGATAACCAGCCCCCATGGCGGAGCCGTTGATGCGCGATTTCTCGCCCTACCGAAGACGATATTGCGACCGGTATCGCGTTCCCAACACCTGTGTAGGTGTACGGGCACGTGGAACGGAAGTGGGGGTATTCAACATGGCGACTCTGCACACATCGTACACAGAGGTGCACCAATGCGCGAGCAGCGAGCACGCCCGTTCCCAACCGTTCCCcccttttcctttcttctttctacTCCTGTTCACGGCTCCTTCCTTTTCGTCCTTTTCCTCCTCTTGCATCTTCGCTCCTTAACTTCCTCTACACCCACCTCGCCCCCTCTCTCTGTGCTCGGATACATCTGTGGCTAAATACCTTCTCAACGTTACGGTTTTTATCGGACCACATCCTTGCGTCACCCTCTCCGCGTTTACTTGCGCGTTCTAATACTCCGTTCGGTGACGTAGTCGATTTTTGAAACAGCAAATACGCTATGAGTATTTGTATCTTCTCGCGTGATACGGTATTCGACGAATAAacatttgttgaaataatagGTACAGATTGGTAATTATTGAACtttggattttatgcatttatggcaagaAATATGTGCGTGGAATGTAAGATTGGAAACAGATTAGGAGATATTAAACATGCTgatgcattaatttattaatgttatttgaCAGCGTAAAAAATTTTCGCTTGGCTCATGGGTGTTTCAATTAATcctgatcatttttatattgcatggAGATCCACAGTCCagcaattgtataattaaatacatctgaagcgaatttaaaaaaaattaattttcctaattctATGTCACGTGagatctttaaaatatttataatttatttgctatttGATAAGTCGACTTGTCCACAGACCTGCAGTCGTTTCATTCTCGTTGCGTCCTTTTAAATCACTTTTCTCGAACACCTGCCGCAGGAATATCTCTCAATATTGTAACTCACCCTCTTTATTATCGATGAAGGCTGCTACATTGAATGCTGCACGATTGCTACTAATTTTTTCCTCTCACAGTAGCCTTCATATTTCTGCTATCTCTCGCGTGGCTATTATTTCGCACCTTCGCTAATTCGATAAGACACTTTGTTCATCCGCCCGATGATGCATCTAtaaggaaaataattcaacgattCTGCGGGTCTTATCCCTCGATCGCCAGGATGCTAATGGGCTGACTTACTCTTTCGAAGCAGTTGGAAGCCTTGGACTTTTAATGACACCGGCGTATCCATGTTTTTATCGGGATCTTTCGCTTTCCTTTTATTCCGTTCAATTCGATTGCTCAGcgtttattttcgaacgttgcGGGAACTGATAAAACAGTTGCTGTTGTCCATTAATATAACATGGCGTGTAATATGATACCATATAATATGGTACAATGTAACACATGCCACCATATAATGTAGCACCATAGCGAGAAACTCTTAAATATATCATGTCTTAAGAACCCCTCCTCGACGCCTGCATTTGAcaagcacagtttttaaatgattttaaaaagttgtgAAAGGAAAGAAACCATTCGCTCGTTGATTTTCTATGCACCCTCTAACCCTTTGACAATGTGAAAcgtaaatatacatatgtgaAACGTAAATGTACGCTCTTACTGCAACACCTTCGCGACCGATCTACCCATTTCGCTTCGTTCCTATCGATGCTTCTATCCGAGAATACGCCgcagtcaaagggttaatggcaCCCTCGTGAAAGAGAAACCCTAACCAAGCTTTCCTTCAACGTTTCTATTTCCCAGACCTAAACTATTCTAACGCGACGCTTTGTATCCCGCAGAAACAAGGTATATTGTTACAGGGTCGAGAGCCGAGTTCGAAATGAAGTTGGCAGAATCGGGTATAAAATCTCAGGCTCCCGAAAGACGGAACGGCGGAACCGGGTCACAGGGAACGGGCCCTGGAGGAGACCGTGGCCCGTCCAATTCGGCAATCATTGTCCCACGTCGGTCCGcgtaaaaaggaagaaacaaaattgtctcgttacaagagagagagagagagagagagagagagagagaggcccggGCTTGTGAAGCTTGTGAAGACCGGGGTTTATAAGGCCGCGAGAAAAGGGGTGGCGTAACCGACGCAGCCACGGAGGATTTTTGATACACGGCCCTCGGGGTTTAATGGTATCGGGGCACAGCGTTGGCCGGCCGCAGAAACACGCGGCGGACAAACGAGCCGAAATAAAACGTCGGACGTCTCCTTTAGAAAATTTGCATGCACTTTGTGCACCGAAACTGCCGGAAACCCGAACGGAGCCGGGCCCCGTCCGACCGGGCTATACATCTGTATACACGAACGGTCACACCTGTAAATCCCTTTCGGGGCCCATTGAAATCCCGGACGCCCGCGGAGATGATTTTTACGGGTCGtgcgcgcgctctcgccgaGAAGAAACCAACGAAAATCGAACAAAACGGTGCCCGGCGGGGAGAGGGAAGAGAGGAGTCGCCGACGGAGTCCTTCGACGGCAAACGAATCCGCTGGACCTGTCGGGAAGTCGATTGTTCGCCGGTTCGCAAGGGGGAAAAAGGGAAATCGATACCTCGGTGCCCTTGCGACGACGGCGCTCGCCTTTTTGGGACTTTTCCGGCTTCGAAGGGCCAACGCTTTCTGCACGAGCTGCAAATGGGCGTCGATCGTCGTCGTTCAATGGCAAATTACTTTCGAATAGCTGCTAAGCTTTTGTGGTAAATGTTCGGAagctttttaaaatacaattgcTCTCTCATAATCCGAATTTaaagttttcatattttttgcGGAAGGCTGAAGGAATATTTTAGGAAGGCTGgtttaatttttggaaaattaaaactgacctgaataataaaagagCATCGAATTCACTTCTGGTAATAGCAATAAAATCTTACAATAATagtatcaataataataatattaatctagcAATAACAGTGatgtaattttgaataattcacTCGTTCTTTTTACATACTAACCGATCGTCtctaactttattttaataaaggcCTAGACTTTGCGTACCGAGGGAACGCTCTCCCTCGAGGCGTTCGTTTTCGCCATCGTTCTCGGAAGTTTTTGAATCGCTCAATGACTATTTCGCGCGCAAAGTAGCGTTCTTAGCAACCATCAACGCCGCAGCCGCTCCGGAATCAATTACTTCGAGATTAAGCATGCCAGAAACCAGTTTATGCATCGCTGCTCGAATAAATCAGTACATTCATTTCCTCTTCCACTAATCCGACTAAGTTGAGGAAAATGTGCGCCTATAAAAGCGGccatcaatttaaattttcaatctcTTGCCGTACCGCCGCTCGTTTTCCTCGTAGATACGTAAAACTTGTACTCTATCAATAGAAGCAAATTCGATGTgacaaaaatgatttgttCGACAAGAAGTCGCACGAAAATCGGCAATTTCGGGGAGAAATCGTTCGGATCTGAAAATTCGTTGAACTTAGCCAGACGTTCGAAGTCAGAAAGGATTGGCggcgtcgaaaaaaaaagaaggcaGATTCGTTACATTGGAAAATCCGTTGCTCCGTGGATTAAAACGCTCGCAGACTCGTTACAACGTCATTGTTGTCgctggaaaaatagaaagacgaAACGTCGGGGAAACACAATCGGCGATCCAGGCCCGCCATTGTATCGCTCATTGTTTGAAAACCCTCCGCGACAATGAACGTTATTTTTTGTCGCGCTCGCTCGTCGCTTTCCGCTCGAATTTAACCGAAAAAAGCCCGACGAGGAACGGTTATCCGAAATTTTTGTCGCGAACGTTTCACGGCCGACGCGGCGAAGCCCAATCGCCGTGCCCGAGAGCTCCTCGATTTATTTCCTTCCCGCCGGATTCGAGAATTTCGAGGCACGGAACGCCGCGGACCGGAAAAGAACGCGACCGAACGGTTCGACTATTCTCGGAGCGGGCACAATGGCGAGCATAATTGGATAGAAGGGTGACCGGAGGAGAAACTCGTGGCTGCGACGGTATTGTACAATTTCGTTACAAATGAGTTAATTTATGTGGCCGCGGACGTTTATGCAAACACGAGATCGGAGATTCTGCGGGGCATGGGAAGTCGACGCGGTTCCTGCAATTTCTTTCCCATAgagaatattaaagaataaaaagtcGTCGGTAAGTGAAACGACTTTCCAtggatattaacccttcgttGATTCTTTATCGGGGTAAAGAATTCTGTCGATGAGGAATTACggcgaacaataatttcattgaaaagcTTGTCTCATTGTTGTTGCTCGTACACGCCTCGATCTTAAGCACGCAAAAATTACAGCAATCATTCGCGTTTCCGCCACGCGGAGAGTTAGTCCAGGCATTCTGCAAAAATGCCCGCAGAAAAATCTTCGCCCTGTGAAAGCGACCGCTCAACGACCGGCAGTAATGATAATCCGCGCGTACTCGTTCCGCTGTAATCGGTGTCCAAAACGAACGGTGTATTACTTTAAGAAATACCGCGCGGTGTATTATTTTACGGAGGTGCGCCATTGTTATTTGTTTACGTGTCCGAAGCTGAAAGCGTCCAAAGATTACAATGCGCCCGCGCCCGGTTCGCGTCGTTGCTTTCGCGGGTTCATTGTTCGCCGTGTAACCGGCAATCAAACATTTTCGACGGTAACCGAGCGCATCTGACGCCGGCCGACGCTCGAGCCGCACACTTTTCCCGCGGTCACGGAAACGCTCGCCCGTCGAATCGACATTACGCCGCCATTAACTgcttattataattgtaacgtGTAATCGATACGGCGGGGGGGCACCGGGACGGTCGACAATGCCCGGCAGCCGGGCACAATGCAGGAAATGCGaggccgccgcgccgagggCCCCGTGGAACCACAAAAACCTTTCCTCCCTTTTCAAATCGGGACCCCGGTCCGTTCCCTACGGCGAATAAATGGCCTGATTAAGCACGCCATTTTGAATGTAATGTAATCTTTAAGCGCGCGCGTCCGACTTCTTCTCGTTCCCCATTGTGCACCGCGCGCGGTGTCTCGTCGATCATTTCTAAGGATTAAGCCGCGGCCCGCCATTGTGACCGCGATCATTCATTTCGCGCGGGGGTGGGGTATAGTCGCCGCAACCGCGGAACAACCGGACGAGTCGTGCCACTCTCGCCGATCCGATCGATCCCGGCGTCGATCCTCGGGAACTTCCGCGATTTCCGGGAAATCGCGAGCTGTCAGTCGTTCGACACCCAGATCGGAAAATCGATGGAATCGGACGCCACTCAGTCCTACCATCGAAATTTTACGTCACGCTTCGTTCTTTCCATAGCTTATCGAATCGAAAATGGTGCAGCAATGTTCCCACTTTGTTGCTTAAATTTGCAGTCACTCGGTTTCGTAATAAATCcagaaaattcataattttatttagttcaaAAGGttcgcgaaaataattttgtcccTTGTAACAACTTAATCTTTGTAACAACTTAAACTTTATTAGCAAATCCTCGATAGTCAATATGATAAAGGCTTTAAACCTGGTTTATCAAGCTGCTACGGTAGCCTGTCGTTTCATTCGTACCGATCACGTCAACGGTATCCATTCGTAGATAGAAACGTCATAGGTGAAACAGCTCgggaacaaaaatatatacgcGGCTTAAACCAGTTTCATAATCGCTGGATCATTCATCCTCCGGTCCTCTTTTTCTCGTGTTTGTGAACGGTGATTAATAGATCGCCATGTTTGCGCGGATTCCCAGTTTTGAAGGCTGGCTGCTGCCTCACGAAAACAGGAATTAAAGTGGACATCGGGGTTAAGTATAATAACAGCTCATCAACGGGTCGTAgatgtttatgtaaattcgttaaatattcattatatccagttctttacttttttatataattgttaacaatatcGCGTTAAACGCTCCGCCGCgaatcgtattaaaaattcgtgtTGCCTGGTAAAAGTCCCATTAAGCtggattaaattgaaaacgttcgcgctttccataaaaatcataacaatttaaattatatttaaatagtatacttattacgttattttattctattttgatCTATTGGCACCGATTTTCTGCTTTTTTTAAAGCAGAAGAAATTTAACAAGTTCTTCGGCTTCGAATCGATTCATCGAATCGactaatatgaaataatacgGGAATGTCAGCTGGTTCTAGGATATTCCCTGTTGTTGGCGCAGGATCAGAGAGCCTCGAGGAAAGGATATTGATCCCGGTTGGTACCTGAGAGTAGCAAACCCCAACAGCCGCGTGTTCGAGATTCCTTATTAAGGGCGATTAGTTTGAAAATTGCCAGATCAAGTGGATGCACGTACGTAGAGGACGTCGTCGCACTAAGTGGACGGTAATTGAATGTCAGCGCAGCCTGGGTGCCCCGTCCGAGCTTTCTGTCAACCCCCTGTCGATGACCATAGTGACTTACATTTTACACTTTACAATACCAACAATTTGAAATGTTACATTATTCGTATTTCGATCCGTAATCATTTTAAACCCCGAGAATTAAAGCGTTTCTCTTCGCTCAATTTTGGAAACTTTGCACAATTTCATAGGAAGTTgagaaaaaattctaacaaaaGAAGATCgactattaacaaaattattaaatggtgTTACTACCGTGTGTGTAACATagcttaaaattatatcgacTCGGTGTTCAATTTTTCGCGAAACTggcgaattaataaaactcAGATATAAATAGCTGTATTTCTAAATTACTAgattaaagataaaaaaacgaaataaaataacaaagagttgagaaataattttccaagcGTAACAAAGCGATATACAGAACACACTGTTCTCCAAAAAACAGAGGACAACCCCTTCCTAAATTGAAGGAAGCAGAGGGCAGTCAAAAATCTTCCGCGACCACCGCAATTTTCATCGACCGCTTCTGTCTGCAAATATCTTCGTATCGCTAATGATTAACAACAAAAGGAAAAACTGTCGAGCTCGTACGGCGGTGGCTGAGAGTCACTGACGATTCGCGGGTCTCCGTATCTTAAATAACCGGCCGGCACCTATGATTTTCTCGGAACAACCGACGGCCCGATTAAATTGATTCGCAAGCTCGAACGCTCGAGGAGGATGGCTTGGCGCTCTGCGGTGTGCAGCCCGGAGGCCGGGGGAGCCGGAGGGGGTGGAGGCAGGCATTAAACGAGGCTGGGCACCGTTTTGCCCCGGTAAGTAAATAAGTTTAAATGAGCGCATGACGTCGCGACGTTAGGTTCCGCGATCCTGTCGACCGATTCCGACGATATTATGCGCGGCACCGTGTACCTCGACGCGAAACGACCGGCGAAAAATTCTAAGAAAAAGCCTGCCCGAACGATTCGCTCATGTCCcattcgtatttttattttgaagctTTTATTCCTGTGGACTGATCTATGGATccattttaacacgttcggaGCTAGCAATCAgttgaagcaatttaattaattaaaacaaacctggaaattaaaaatttatcataaggAATGGCATTAGAATTCTTCCACAGTCGTAATATTCtagttaaatttatttattatcttgttcaaatatatcgcaataaaaatgaattttcacgaTTGGtgagaaattagtgtcacccatatttgacTGACGCGGCGCTGAAGAGTTAAGGGTGCCGCCATCTGCTTTTCTGCTGTAGAAATTAAGGAAAGATTATTTTTGTCTCAGCATagatctatttatttctaatacaaAAGTTCGGAGAATCTTTCAAAATGGTTGACCGAGCGAAAGAGATTTCTCTCGACCAAGAGAACATTGTGTCACGTTTTTAATCGGTCGTTGCGCCACAACGCGGACGATCACGTCAGATCTCATTGCGCGTCTCGAAATTGTTGGCCGGGGCGCGCGTTATTACCCCGCTGTTCTGTAATCAGGCCCAATATCGGGGCGAGCATCGGTCCCGCGGCCGGGTATAAAAGTAATTGCTCGAAATTAGGTGACACAGAGCCATCATCATGGCTCTCGGTACATTGTATGTATGCGTCGGGGGCTGACCGTGCACCGTCTTTTGCAACGGCAAAAGAGATCGGAGAACgaaacagagatagagagagcgagagcgagagagggagagagaagagagaggggaagaggagagaaacacggagaaaaaaatacaaaagcgaaaaaggagaaacgaAGGCTTGGGAAGAGGGCGGCA encodes:
- the LOC144467877 gene encoding uncharacterized protein LOC144467877, giving the protein MMPLAPTPIVPVPSKPKIGFSIDSIVGGGGQGGREDRLDRLERVEIERDGSPMDVEGSSSPRSRRVTARSPGAHSEGSDRPVSRSSSIESYPNSRRTPSHSLHHHHGNHHGHHHHLTAATHLDFSRTTVHSHSGGSTPNNSPSPPHRISHGDSPVGAHPQPPPGVVRPSPNYLAPPPGAATAAAVAAEQLKSLYGLPGHGPAGPQSGQNEYHTQQLALAANLAAAQHFQAANLAVALQAHHGASPHGPPHGPYPHGGAPGGPHPPPHPHQPPRDSYPLYPWLLSRHGRIFPHRFPGGPDIPGFLLQPFRKPKRIRTAFSPSQLLKLEHAFEKNHYVVGAERKQLAQALSLTETQVKVWFQNRRTKHKRMQQEEEAKAQQQSGGGGGGGGGGGGGGGGGGGNANNNSNNKNTHHVSKWQQETGDYHHEEEEEEEHIDPEAEECSSGSEA